From Rutidosis leptorrhynchoides isolate AG116_Rl617_1_P2 chromosome 3, CSIRO_AGI_Rlap_v1, whole genome shotgun sequence, a single genomic window includes:
- the LOC139896070 gene encoding nuclear cap-binding protein subunit 2-like isoform X1, protein MAMLFKDPNKISAYRDRRFPGTQEEYEHALQTSTTVYIGNMSFYTTEEQLYELFSRAGEIKKIVMGLDKNTKTPCGFCFVMYYSREDTEDAVKYISGTILDDRPIRVDFDWGFQDGRQWGRGRSGGQVRDEYRTDYDPDRGGYGKLVQKELEEQRQVVDYGVGSLGSFQPPPIAHSNYGRRGGGHGYGGSHRHGRGGDYQRKRYRDDDRRGPDIPKRNFEHESRRNSDHDSRQQEKNPRFRERGDSDEEEDDRKRQK, encoded by the exons ATGGCCATGCTTTTTAAG GATCCGAATAAGATATCAGCATACCGTGATAGAAGGTTTCCTGGAACGCAAGAAGAATATGAGCATGCACTTCAAACTTCAACGACTGTCTATATTGGCAACATGTCTTTCTATACTACTGAAGAGCAACTTTATGAGCTGTTTTCTCGAGCAGGAGAAATAAAAAAGATTGTCATGGGTTTGGATAAGAACACAAAAACGCCCTGTGGTTTTTGCTTTGTCAT GTACTACTCTAGGGAAGATACAGAAGATGCTGTGAAATACATAAGCGGGACTATTCTTGATGACCGTCCTATTCGTGTTGACTTTGACTGGGGATTCCAAGATGGAAGGCAATGGGGTCGTGGTCGAAGTGGTGGACAG gtGAGGGATGAATATCGCACGGATTATGATCCTGATA GAGGTGGTTATGGAAAATTGGTTCAGAAAGAGTTAGAAGAACAAAGGCAGGTAGTAGATTATGGGGTTGGATCGTTGGGATCTTTCCAGCCGCCTCCTATTGCTCATAGCAACT ACGGAAGACGTGGAGGTGGTCATGGTTATGGCGGATCCCACCGACATGGTAGAGGAGGAG ATTATCAGCGAAAGAGATACCGTGATGATGATCGCCGTGGACCGGATATTCCCAAGAGGAATTTCGAACATGAATCACGAAGAAACTCTGATCATGACTCCAGACAG CAGGAGAAAAATCCACGTTTCCGTGAGCGCGGCGACTCAGATGAAGAGGAAGATGACAGGAAACGGCAGAAGTAA
- the LOC139896070 gene encoding nuclear cap-binding protein subunit 2-like isoform X2, producing the protein MAMLFKDPNKISAYRDRRFPGTQEEYEHALQTSTTVYIGNMSFYTTEEQLYELFSRAGEIKKIVMGLDKNTKTPCGFCFVMYYSREDTEDAVKYISGTILDDRPIRVDFDWGFQDGRQWGRGRSGGQVRDEYRTDYDPDRGGYGKLVQKELEEQRQVVDYGVGSLGSFQPPPIAHSNYGRRGGGHGYGGSHRHGRGGDYQRKRYRDDDRRGPDIPKRNFEHESRRNSDHDSRQEKNPRFRERGDSDEEEDDRKRQK; encoded by the exons ATGGCCATGCTTTTTAAG GATCCGAATAAGATATCAGCATACCGTGATAGAAGGTTTCCTGGAACGCAAGAAGAATATGAGCATGCACTTCAAACTTCAACGACTGTCTATATTGGCAACATGTCTTTCTATACTACTGAAGAGCAACTTTATGAGCTGTTTTCTCGAGCAGGAGAAATAAAAAAGATTGTCATGGGTTTGGATAAGAACACAAAAACGCCCTGTGGTTTTTGCTTTGTCAT GTACTACTCTAGGGAAGATACAGAAGATGCTGTGAAATACATAAGCGGGACTATTCTTGATGACCGTCCTATTCGTGTTGACTTTGACTGGGGATTCCAAGATGGAAGGCAATGGGGTCGTGGTCGAAGTGGTGGACAG gtGAGGGATGAATATCGCACGGATTATGATCCTGATA GAGGTGGTTATGGAAAATTGGTTCAGAAAGAGTTAGAAGAACAAAGGCAGGTAGTAGATTATGGGGTTGGATCGTTGGGATCTTTCCAGCCGCCTCCTATTGCTCATAGCAACT ACGGAAGACGTGGAGGTGGTCATGGTTATGGCGGATCCCACCGACATGGTAGAGGAGGAG ATTATCAGCGAAAGAGATACCGTGATGATGATCGCCGTGGACCGGATATTCCCAAGAGGAATTTCGAACATGAATCACGAAGAAACTCTGATCATGACTCCAGACAG GAGAAAAATCCACGTTTCCGTGAGCGCGGCGACTCAGATGAAGAGGAAGATGACAGGAAACGGCAGAAGTAA